The genomic segment AACCTTGCAGAGTGGGTGGGAGGTATGGGTGGTTAGAGAAAGACAGTAGGGGCTTCCTGCTGGGTGTTAATcctattccatttttttctgtcctGTAGTTTAATTGGGGCCGCAGTTTAGGGGACTCTGTACTCCTTTGACACagggtatgtgtgtatgtgtgtgtgtgtgtgttggagggtcAGTAATTTGCTTAGGAGAACAGGTAAGCATTTTTTGGTGGCTCtgacctttttttgtttgtttgtgttgtgttttttttttaggattaccACAAAATTATAAAGCAGCCTATGGACATGGGTACTATTAAGAGGAGACTTGAAAACAACTATTACTGGGCTGCTTCAGAGTGCATGCAGGATTTTAATACCATGTTCACCAACTGTTACATCTACAACAAAGTgagtttttctctgtgtgtgcattAATAGACAGGGGAAGATGGTGTTTTCATTGCTGGAGTTTTGTCTACACGATTTTATTGTAGTAGATGTTCTCAGTAGTCAGGATCTAGAAAATATGAGCTCCAAAGGGTACCACTACCCAGTGATGTGGCTTCAGAAATCCAGGGTTAAAGGTTTAAGTAGAACACTTCatacttggggggcgggggggggtggcccTGTTTGTTAGAAATTCCTAGAGATCTGAAAAGCGCAGGATCTACTTTCCTTGTCAAATCCCCTTCccttatttctgaattttctttcttggttGCATTTGAGGGACAGGGTTGAGAGAGAAAGTGGGAATTAGTGGCCCGTGTATGTAATTTTTAGTACTCCATGACAAACTTATCTAAAGGAGTGGTGATGATGCCTGAAGCTAGGAATTCCTTTGAGGAAAGTAATCTATTTCTTGCTCATATTTgggcctttttgtttgttttctgtagcCCACCGATGATATTGTCCTGATGGCACAAACGCTGGAAAAGATCTTCCTACAGAAAGTGGCCTCGATGCCACAAGAGGAACAAGAGCTTGTGGTGACCATCCCTAAGAACAGCCACAAGAAGGGGGCCAAATTGGCAGGTAGGAAGAGTCGGAGTTTTGCTAATGGGAGACCAAAAGATGGGGAGATGACCaaactaaccttttttttttttctcttttagcacTCCAGGGCAGTATCACCAGTGCCCACCAGGTGCCTGCTATCTCTTCTGTATCTCACACAGCCCTGTATACTCCACCTCCTGAGATACCTACCACTGTCCTCAACATTCCCCACCCATCGGTCATCTCTTCTCCCCTTCTCAAGTCCTTGCACTCCGCCGGACCCCCGCTCCTTGCTGTCTCTgcagctcccccagcccagccccttgcCAAGGTATACATCCATGGATTTCTTTTGGACAACTGGGAGGGAAAGCTTGATTGAGGTGGACCTGAGGTAAAAGGCTCCTGTCTTGTTTTTCTTTGCAGAAAAAGGGGGTAAAGCGGAAAGCAGATACTACTACCCCAACACCTACAGCCATCCTGGCTCCTGGTTCCCCAGCTAGCCCCCCTGGGGGTCTTGAGCCGAAGGCAGCACGGCTTCCCCCTATGCGCAGAGAGAGTGGCCGCCCCATCAAGCCCCCACGCAAAGACTTGCCTGACTCTCAGCAACAACACCAGAGCTCCAAGAAAGGAAAGCTATCGGAACAGTTGAAACATTGCAATGGCATTTTGAAGGAGTTACTCTCTAAGAAGCATGCTGCCTATGCATGGCCTTTCTATAAGCCAGTGGATGCTTCTGCTCTTGGCCTGCATGATTACCATGACATCATTAAGCACCCCATGGACCTCAGCACTGTAAAGGTACCCACTGCATGGGGCAGATGGGACACTCAGGCAGTGAACGGAGCCTagggaatcaataaaaactcaGTCACCTCCTTACGGGAACACCGCAATCtttgttttttagtattttactTTTACAAAACAGTAATGTGGCAATTGGTCAAGTGCTTGATAAGAGTTCCTATTTTCTGGAGTTTGAAATTGTATGGTGGGTCTTCAGAGCAACACTATATACATTTAAGTCCTGCTTATTGGGGGTATTGGGTTAGTTAAGGGGTGAAGGATAGTCAGGGGTCACTGACTCCTGTTACTtcggaaggatttttttttcctagacatAGATATTTCTTCAACCCACCTAAATTCCTTTGACTTCAAACTTGAACCCCAGGGCACAGATCCTTAAAGTCACCCCCACTGTGCTCTCGAGAGGGCTGCTCTTGGCGGTGTCGGGTTGGCAGGGAAAGGTGAGTCTCCCTGCCTGTGCAGCTTCTGATGCTGCCTCCTTCTGCAGCGGAAGATGGAGAATCGGGATTACCGGGATGCCCAGGAGTTTGCTGCTGATGTGCGGCTTATGTTCTCCAACTGCTATAAGTACAATCCCCCAGACCACGATGTTGTGGCCATGGCACGAAAGCTACAGGTGAGTATCAAGATTGGAGTCTGGAGAAGGACTAGGTCTGGGGAGAGAGATTTTTGTCATCTGCACTGTACAATCTTAACATAAGGATCTCTTAATCTTACAGTTGTAAATTGGAGCCGTGTCACCAGGTGCCTGGGTACAGTCAGGGCTCTAACCCCCAGCATGGTTTTGAGTCAGTCTCTCTTTCTAGGACGTATTTGAGTTCCGTTATGCCAAGATGCCAGATGAACCGCTGGAGCCAGGGCCTCTGCCAATCTCTACTGCcttgcctgccggcctggccaaATCATCTTCAGAATCCTCTAGTGAGGAGAGTAGCAGTGAGAGCTCttccgaggaggaggaggaggaagaggaagaagagagtgaAAGCTCGGACTCTGAGGAAGAACGGGCTCATCGCCTGGCTGAGCTGCAGGAGCAGGTACTTGTCTCTGTTCAGCTCATTAAGACATTCTTGCCTGTCTTTGccgttttttcttcttttcaaattgttctacttgatgtgtttttctcatttcacatctttattcttttttcctttctagcTTCGGGCAGTACATGAACAACTGGCTGCCTTGTCGCAAGGCCCAATATCCAAGCCCAagcggaagagagagaaaaaagagaaaaagaagaaacggaaggcagagaagcatcgaggcCGAGCTGGGGTAGATGAAGATGACAGGGGGCCTCGGGCACCCCGCCTCTCTCAGCCCAAGAAGTCCAAGAAAGCAAGCGGCAGTGGGGTTGGCAGTGTTGCTACACTAGGTCCCCCTGGCTTTGGACCTTCTGGAGGGAGTGGCACCAAGTGAGTTGTAACAGGGGGATACATTCTCCCATTCCTTAACGTTTTGTCCTGTAAGCGGCCAGGTGACAGACACAGACTCTGAGAACCACAGGGTCTCTCAAAGCTACTCAACTCTGACAGTGCAAAAGTAGCCATAGGCAATAAAAACATGAACATGGATatatgttccaataaaacattatttacaaaaacaaatggcACAGGCTATAGTTTGACTACCCCCTTCTCTAAACCAGTAAATCCATActtactttttcttgttttccatgGTAGGGTGGGTTAGTAGTGATTTGGGGGAAAAGATGTGCTCACACCAGCCAGCATACCTATATCAAATGTGAAATGGTTGGCATTCCCTAATGCGGTGTCCCAGTAGCCCACCTCTGACGGATTCATGTGCCTTAATGGAAACCAAGCTGCATGCTAGGCAGGAAATCTTAGCACGGTGTCACAACAAGAGTAAGAGACCAAAAAACTTAGCGCGTATAAAcggataatttgtgacaaaacCATGAAAGGGGAGGCGGTAATGGTCTGAATGGGCAAAGGAGGAAGGAGATCAGATGTACTCAAGCCACTGTATATatgcaacttcattttttataaatctaatggttaccatacacaaaaatcccAAACCAGGACACGTAGcttagaaaaggaaatggaagaagTATGCAATAACACGAAACAAAAAGACATTATTGGATTGAACAGTAGGAACCTGATCAGAGAGGGTTAAAGGATGTTTCTCTAATTGAGAATTTTCTTTTGCTTGTAGACTAACCAAAAAGGCCACAAAGACAGCCCCACCTACCCTGCCTACAGGCTATGattcagaggaggaggaggaaagtcgGCCCATGAGTTACGATGAGAAACGGCAGTTGAGCCTGGACATCAATAAATTACCTGGGGAGAAGCTGGGTCGAGTTGTGCACATAATCCAAGCCAGGGAGCCCTCGTTACGTGACTCAAACCCGGAAGAGATTGAGATTGATTTTGAAACTCTCAAGCCATCCACGCTTCGAGAGCTTGAGCGTTACGTCCTCTCCTGCCTTAGAAAGAAGCCGCGGAAGCCCTACAGTGAGTACGAATGGGGCCCACCGGTCTTTGTGAGTCTCAGGGCAGTTTAGGAAGGCGGCGGTAGTGTGCACACTTGGTGTACTCCTGACAGCTTGCAGGATGGAAGGAACTTGGCAACATTAGGGTGCAGTTTCTTAGCCTGATGCATCTCTTTTCTAGCCATTAAAAAACCTGTGGGAAAGACAAAGGAGGAGCTGGCTCTGGAGAAGAAGCGGGAACTAGAAAAGCGGTTACAAGATGTTAGTGGGCAGCTCAATTCCACCAAAAAGCCCCCCAAGAAAGGTGAGTGTCCTGTACACCACTGCAAGTTCACTGTATTCTGCCAGTTTGACTGTCCTCTCTTCACAAACGGAGATCAGACTTACACATCTTTATCTCTAACTTCCGCAGCGAGTGAGAAAACGGAGTCGTCATCTGCTCAGCAAGTGGCAGTGTCACGCCTCAGCGCTTCCAGCTCCAGCTCAGATTCCAgctcctcctcttcatcttcctcctcttcagACACCAGTGATTCAGACTCAGGCTAAGGGCCCGGCCAGATGGGGCAGGCGGCTCCGCAGGACCGGACCCTTAgaccaccctgccccaccccttccccgtgCTGTGACACTTCCTCATCTCACCCACTCCCCCCACTGGAGGAGAGCTGGCTCTGCAGGGGGGAGGGATACGGGGACATTTGCCGAAGGAGGGACATAATGGACAAAATAAGGTTGCGTTCCCAGCCCCATTGAAAGTGACCTCTTGGGCATAGGGCCCCATTCAAAATGATTGGGACCGGACGGTGGGAGTGGGCAAAGACCCCAATGGGGGTTGCCTTGAGGCCGTAGCGGCCCTGTTGTGAGGTTGGTTGTTCTAATTTATTTAAGCTAGGTAAGGCTGAGGCGTGTGGGGCCATGGTCCCTCTGGCCTCcgtggggaaggaagaagggggagcTCATTTTTTACGTTGACATTTTTTCTACTctgttttccctttttcttctgctCCATTTGGGGCCCTTGGGGGTTTCTGTCATCTCCCCATTTGGTCCCCTGGATTGTCTTTGTCTGTTGATTCTAACTTGTAAATAAAGAAAGTATTATTCAAGTTTTGCGTTATCTTAACATTTGTTTCTGGGGTGCTTCAAAAGGAACTTGGTAAAATTATCTTGAGAATTTTGAGAAAAGTATTTTTGAGGTGAGGAGAAGGTAGAAGTCATCCTGTAGTTGGATTGTGTCTTGGTTTCTATACAAACCCATAGGCAGTTGCTGTGGTGCTAAAAGGAAGTGCATCTGCCCATTGTAAAGTGAGTCCTAAAGAATGACCTTTAGGCTCATGACTCTTGTCAGTTTACATGAGCAAAGCAAACCCTTTGGTTCCTGGGTGCCTTCATCATAAGGTTAGAGCTCAAGACAGGCAGACACTGAGGTTTTCAGCAGCCCTGTGCATGTACGGGTTGTCCCCGGAACACCACCAACTGGGGAGGAATGGGAGGAAGCGGACAGCGGGGATCAGGCCACTGAGCATCTGCCTGAGAAGGCACTTGTGCCTGCTTTTATAATTTGCTGCTTTGGCTTCGGATTATAGATTGACAGGGCCCGGGTAGTTTATTAATACAACGACAACTCGGAGCATTCCAGCAATTAAGTTCCAGTCACAAGCACCTCCACAAGTCTAACCCCTGGTCTTGCTCtaagagcggggggggggggggggggggggggggggtatagtTCAGGGATCTGGGACTTGTAGGCGCTGGAATTTAGGATTTAACAGACTAAAAGGCAGACATCCAGCTTAATGTAATGGGGCACGTAAGAAACGAATACCGTAATAAACACTGAATTGGGAATTTAAAGCAAATGGTTCATTCTCCCATAAGTAATGCTGGAAGAAAGAAGGTGGAAATGGTAGTGAAGATTTTGAAAGGAGCGATTTTTCAACCCTGCTTACGTATTTGGACCACAGAGCTTATTAAAACGATGCAATTATTTCTGTATTCTATGGTTATGAATTCTCAGCAAATTGGGGCCTGGGCAACACTTTTCAAAAGCTCGGGAGCTGGTGATGTGCAGCAGGATTGAAAACTACTTAGTGTTGTTCCAAGTTCCTCACTTGGTTTTAATGGGGAGGAGACCCCTGAGTGGGCTTTTTGGCCAACCTAAGTGGTGCTCTGAGTGCCCTCCGCTAGCTCCCTTTGAGTTCTCGTCCTCGGGTGTTCGAAAAGATTTTGAGAACAAGAGGTACTTGACCAAGGTTTGTGTTAGTGGGCTAGGATTTAAAAGTCTTAGGAATAAACGTGGAGGTGACAGTTTCATTTAGATTCTTGTCTAGGACTTCAGGCTGATGACAAGGCAAGGCTTTGGAAGAGAAGACCGAGTTCTAGGAAGAATAAAACAGGAAAGGGCCCAGGTATGAGCTGGATTGACTCCAAGGAAGAAGCCATTGGCCTGAGTCCAGGACCTGAGTAGCTTTGTGGACAGGACAGTGTTCACAGGTCGCCAGGAGTCAGCTGACTCAAAGGGCACGTGACATTTCAGAAGGAATTTCATGTTTGAGTTGGATTAGTTTGGGGAGGAGGCTAGCTACAGTTCCATGCCTTATG from the Eptesicus fuscus isolate TK198812 chromosome 10, DD_ASM_mEF_20220401, whole genome shotgun sequence genome contains:
- the BRD2 gene encoding bromodomain-containing protein 2 isoform X4 yields the protein MASVPALQLTPANPPPPEVSNPKKPGRVTNQLQYLHKVVMKALWKHQFAWPFRQPVDAVKLGLPDYHKIIKQPMDMGTIKRRLENNYYWAASECMQDFNTMFTNCYIYNKPTDDIVLMAQTLEKIFLQKVASMPQEEQELVVTIPKNSHKKGAKLAALQGSITSAHQVPAISSVSHTALYTPPPEIPTTVLNIPHPSVISSPLLKSLHSAGPPLLAVSAAPPAQPLAKKKGVKRKADTTTPTPTAILAPGSPASPPGGLEPKAARLPPMRRESGRPIKPPRKDLPDSQQQHQSSKKGKLSEQLKHCNGILKELLSKKHAAYAWPFYKPVDASALGLHDYHDIIKHPMDLSTVKRKMENRDYRDAQEFAADVRLMFSNCYKYNPPDHDVVAMARKLQDVFEFRYAKMPDEPLEPGPLPISTALPAGLAKSSSESSSEESSSESSSEEEEEEEEEESESSDSEEERAHRLAELQEQLRAVHEQLAALSQGPISKPKRKREKKEKKKKRKAEKHRGRAGVDEDDRGPRAPRLSQPKKSKKASGSGVGSVATLGPPGFGPSGGSGTKLTKKATKTAPPTLPTGYDSEEEEESRPMSYDEKRQLSLDINKLPGEKLGRVVHIIQAREPSLRDSNPEEIEIDFETLKPSTLRELERYVLSCLRKKPRKPYTIKKPVGKTKEELALEKKRELEKRLQDVSGQLNSTKKPPKKASEKTESSSAQQVAVSRLSASSSSSDSSSSSSSSSSSDTSDSDSG
- the BRD2 gene encoding bromodomain-containing protein 2 isoform X1, coding for MLQNVTPHKLPGEGNAGLLGLGPEAAAPGKRIRKPSLLYEGFESPTMASVPALQLTPANPPPPEVSNPKKPGRVTNQLQYLHKVVMKALWKHQFAWPFRQPVDAVKLGLPDYHKIIKQPMDMGTIKRRLENNYYWAASECMQDFNTMFTNCYIYNKPTDDIVLMAQTLEKIFLQKVASMPQEEQELVVTIPKNSHKKGAKLAALQGSITSAHQVPAISSVSHTALYTPPPEIPTTVLNIPHPSVISSPLLKSLHSAGPPLLAVSAAPPAQPLAKKKGVKRKADTTTPTPTAILAPGSPASPPGGLEPKAARLPPMRRESGRPIKPPRKDLPDSQQQHQSSKKGKLSEQLKHCNGILKELLSKKHAAYAWPFYKPVDASALGLHDYHDIIKHPMDLSTVKRKMENRDYRDAQEFAADVRLMFSNCYKYNPPDHDVVAMARKLQDVFEFRYAKMPDEPLEPGPLPISTALPAGLAKSSSESSSEESSSESSSEEEEEEEEEESESSDSEEERAHRLAELQEQLRAVHEQLAALSQGPISKPKRKREKKEKKKKRKAEKHRGRAGVDEDDRGPRAPRLSQPKKSKKASGSGVGSVATLGPPGFGPSGGSGTKLTKKATKTAPPTLPTGYDSEEEEESRPMSYDEKRQLSLDINKLPGEKLGRVVHIIQAREPSLRDSNPEEIEIDFETLKPSTLRELERYVLSCLRKKPRKPYTIKKPVGKTKEELALEKKRELEKRLQDVSGQLNSTKKPPKKASEKTESSSAQQVAVSRLSASSSSSDSSSSSSSSSSSDTSDSDSG
- the BRD2 gene encoding bromodomain-containing protein 2 isoform X3, with the translated sequence MDMGTIKRRLENNYYWAASECMQDFNTMFTNCYIYNKPTDDIVLMAQTLEKIFLQKVASMPQEEQELVVTIPKNSHKKGAKLAALQGSITSAHQVPAISSVSHTALYTPPPEIPTTVLNIPHPSVISSPLLKSLHSAGPPLLAVSAAPPAQPLAKKKGVKRKADTTTPTPTAILAPGSPASPPGGLEPKAARLPPMRRESGRPIKPPRKDLPDSQQQHQSSKKGKLSEQLKHCNGILKELLSKKHAAYAWPFYKPVDASALGLHDYHDIIKHPMDLSTVKRKMENRDYRDAQEFAADVRLMFSNCYKYNPPDHDVVAMARKLQDVFEFRYAKMPDEPLEPGPLPISTALPAGLAKSSSESSSEESSSESSSEEEEEEEEEESESSDSEEERAHRLAELQEQLRAVHEQLAALSQGPISKPKRKREKKEKKKKRKAEKHRGRAGVDEDDRGPRAPRLSQPKKSKKASGSGVGSVATLGPPGFGPSGGSGTKLTKKATKTAPPTLPTGYDSEEEEESRPMSYDEKRQLSLDINKLPGEKLGRVVHIIQAREPSLRDSNPEEIEIDFETLKPSTLRELERYVLSCLRKKPRKPYTIKKPVGKTKEELALEKKRELEKRLQDVSGQLNSTKKPPKKASEKTESSSAQQVAVSRLSASSSSSDSSSSSSSSSSSDTSDSDSG
- the BRD2 gene encoding bromodomain-containing protein 2 isoform X2; this encodes MLQNVTPHKLPGEGNAGLLGLGPEAAAPGKRIRKPSLLYEGFESPTMASVPALQLTPANPPPPEVSNPKKPGRVTNQLQYLHKVVMKALWKHQFAWPFRQPVDAVKLGLPDYHKIIKQPMDMGTIKRRLENNYYWAASECMQDFNTMFTNCYIYNKPTDDIVLMAQTLEKIFLQKVASMPQEEQELVVTIPKNSHKKGAKLAALQGSITSAHQVPAISSVSHTALYTPPPEIPTTVLNIPHPSVISSPLLKSLHSAGPPLLAVSAAPPAQPLAKKKGVKRKADTTTPTPTAILAPGSPASPPGGLEPKAARLPPMRRESGRPIKPPRKDLPDSQQQHQSSKKGKLSEQLKHCNGILKELLSKKHAAYAWPFYKPVDASALGLHDYHDIIKHPMDLSTVKDVFEFRYAKMPDEPLEPGPLPISTALPAGLAKSSSESSSEESSSESSSEEEEEEEEEESESSDSEEERAHRLAELQEQLRAVHEQLAALSQGPISKPKRKREKKEKKKKRKAEKHRGRAGVDEDDRGPRAPRLSQPKKSKKASGSGVGSVATLGPPGFGPSGGSGTKLTKKATKTAPPTLPTGYDSEEEEESRPMSYDEKRQLSLDINKLPGEKLGRVVHIIQAREPSLRDSNPEEIEIDFETLKPSTLRELERYVLSCLRKKPRKPYTIKKPVGKTKEELALEKKRELEKRLQDVSGQLNSTKKPPKKASEKTESSSAQQVAVSRLSASSSSSDSSSSSSSSSSSDTSDSDSG